The nucleotide sequence TCATTGAACAAGAAAATTTAAACAAATTACAAAGATCAACTCATATCTACTCAGAGTTGATCTCCCTCGGAAAACAAATCACTGCCTTTGTTGAAAAGTTAGTCTTGTGCTTCCTAAGTTAAAACATCTATCAAAATACAAACCAATATGAATATTCATTTTAGATCTTGCCAGCTTTCTAAACCTATTCTCTTCAATGTTGTAGAGGAGAGGCTGCTTCCCGCCGTCAATCATAATTTCACCATTGTTACCGTTTAATGGTACATACCCCATTATTTTGAACAAACTTCCCATACCTGATAAATTGATGATGTGTTCCTTGACCCATTCTTGCTTCTTATGATCCTTGAGAACGTATAGATCTATCCTTGACAATTCTTCTGATTGGTAAGCTAAACATAATTTCCCATTCAAATCAGCTAACTCACCATTCTCAATTATTGGAAACTCTTCATAATAGGGATCTTTGGGGCAACCGACGGAACTCAAGAATTCTTCATTCTCAATTTCCATCGAAATAATATGATTTTCCATTCTATCTGCTCTTCCAACTAACCAATAAATTACATTGTTTACACATGTTGAATGAACCTTGTAAGAAAACCATTCTTGGTGTGCTAGGGATTGCCAAGAGCAAGGAATTGGTCCGCCATCTCTTAATGTGAGGGTCTCAAATCTGAACTCCACAGCACTACCACCATAGTTAAAGTTGTAATTAGGGCCAGTCTTGGTACCATATAGATGGACAATCTTGTATGTATTGTTGGAAGGGAAATAGGAAACATCAAAACTAACTGAGGGATAACTTGAAATTGGTAAGTTTATGATTTCTTTAGTAGTGGGATTGCATACCTTGTGATTGAAAATGATGaggttggagaagatgaagaaagagtgTTCAGGGGCAATAATATCCTCAAAACTGAAATTTTTCTGGATCTCGCTGTTGTCAACAGCGAGATCCATGGTCGAAATAGAAATAGTTCGACTAATCATTTCCATGCCACTCGGTGAATGCTTGTAGTCAGATACTTGAACTACACGTGCTCGAGGACGATTCAAGGATTTCATGTTGTAGAGTCTTCTGAAATGTGGACTAGAGATAGTTCTGAGCCACAGCTTTGAAACTGTTTGAAGTTGGTGGACATGTTTGACTGCAAGCCTGAAAAGTATATCCACCAGGACTTCATTAGGCAGATCGATGATGTTAGAGCTCCGTTCCATTGTAGAGTCCATTCTTCAACTGCTTAATTTGTGATACAAAACAAAGAGGGAGAGAGATCTAAATTGTGAAAAGAGCCTTCATTGACGTTCTTAAAGACATGCCTAGCACCTTCCTTTGTTGAcgtaattaaaataaatatatgacagctGAGTAGGTAAGAAGACATATATTTTACTAATTTATTACTGTTAGTAGACTGTGCTCGAAAATAAACTCtgtaaaaataaaacagaaatagaaaCAGAAGTAGGAGAACTAAAATGTTCTGAGCCCAatagaaaattatattttcttaatGAATTTAATCCTCTCACTGTTCGCCAAGGTTATTGGATTAATTCCTCCCATAATATAATACAACAACTATTTTATAATATTGACAAAGGAAATTATAGAActtcaacaaattcaacaaacggTTGCAAATCACACTAGACACTTACGTTTTTCACTTTCACATTTACACATTTAAAAACAACATTTACCAGTTAATTAGGGCCTTGAGTCTTTTCATCAATGAATTTTTCAAATTCTTTGAGAAGTATTTCGTGTAATTGTGCTAAATGCCTAAAACAGTGACAGTGTATTACATTGAGTCATGGATATCATGTCGTAGAGTCTTCTGAAATGTGGACTATAGAGATGGTTCTGATCCACAACTTTGAAACCGTTTGAAGTTGGTGGACATGTTTGAGTGAGAGCCTAGAGAGTATATCCACCAAGACTTCACTAGGCAGAGCCATGATGTTGGAGTTCAGTTCTATATTGGTGTCCATTTATCATATCAGCGGCTCAAAATGAGATAAGGTTCACAGAGTTATCATACCATGAAGCCGCCTTGATTCCCACATAGAAGGAAAAGGTGCGAAGGTGTAacgacctggatttcccaccatcgggagtcgtgatgacgcctactaggcaagctgattattccaattatttaactctttttatttttaatccatTAACAATTGCGAGTTTACATCTTATAAATAGCGAAAATATTAAAGCGGAAGAATGAAatgtaacaatttaaaataataccgATACAAATTCGTAGAACACAAGCTACCCAGAACTGGTATCACAATCTCACAGACTAtttaagaatactacaaacaggGTCCGAACAAAATAGATACATGTCTGTCTCAGAAATAGTaaagaacagaagaaaaactaggtaagaaggggacgccaagacctgcggacgcctgcaggactacctcgggtcacatgatggactgaaggcaacaacctcactatggtccaaaagctgcagcaccaggatctgcacatagtgcagagtatagtatcagcataaccgaccccatgtgctggtaagtgcctagcttaacctcggcgaagtagtgacgaggctaggacaatactaccaaataaacctgtgcagttatatcatatacaacaagTAATAATGACATAAACTAgaagttaaagatgggaaggggaaacatgctacaggaatatcatgtacaaacaaaatctcagtaaagaaGTGAAAGGAACACAAAAATCCAACCGTAagtaagaataaggaaatcaaagacaattgcacagcatcacccttcgtgcttttactctcgtcctcactatatgaatcaatataatcagcacgacaccacccttcgtacttttacctcacataatcatgacacggaattatccttcgtgcattatcactcatatcatgacACGACATTTTACATCGTGCAgtacgacatcatccttcgtgcttttacctcacaatatcggcacgatatcaccttcgtgcattaacactctcaaaatcatgcacgacatcacccttcgtgctttacactcttccttacccaagcaacaatcataaagcaatttgggcaagggaatcaataatatcacaataaaatcccggcaagggaacaatagcataacaacaatatcctggcaagggaaacaatatcatgagtaataacatcccggcaagggagataatatcaaaaccaataacatcccggcaagggagacaatatcataacctcttctcttttccacgattacttcacaactcaattctcaacttgagccaacgctctacaatgttcaataaccaataatacttccacaagccttgttcaacaatagaaa is from Nicotiana tabacum cultivar K326 chromosome 18, ASM71507v2, whole genome shotgun sequence and encodes:
- the LOC107810132 gene encoding putative F-box protein At1g19160; translated protein: MDSTMERSSNIIDLPNEVLVDILFRLAVKHVHQLQTVSKLWLRTISSPHFRRLYNMKSLNRPRARVVQVSDYKHSPSGMEMISRTISISTMDLAVDNSEIQKNFSFEDIIAPEHSFFIFSNLIIFNHKVCNPTTKEIINLPISSYPSVSFDVSYFPSNNTYKIVHLYGTKTGPNYNFNYGGSAVEFRFETLTLRDGGPIPCSWQSLAHQEWFSYKVHSTCVNNVIYWLVGRADRMENHIISMEIENEEFLSSVGCPKDPYYEEFPIIENGELADLNGKLCLAYQSEELSRIDLYVLKDHKKQEWVKEHIINLSGMGSLFKIMGYVPLNGNNGEIMIDGGKQPLLYNIEENRFRKLARSKMNIHIGLYFDRCFNLGSTRLTFQQRQ